The window TTATAAAACAGGAGTCAAAAGccctaaagaaatagaatatgaaaatataagCAAAGGGAGATTAATGTCATCAGGAACTGCAAGGTGAAAGGCAGAAATGAAATCTGAATtggaaaacaaagacaaaaactgCCAAAGCAAATGGCAGAACATTAAATTGCTAAAAGGTAGAACAAATGAAAATTCTTACAGAAAGACAGAACAACAATGACAAAAAGACACGACAATACAGTAGTACTGAGAGGAGGATGGTGGCGACGGGATACGAGACCTCAGAGTTATAGGTAGAGTTGTATTAGAGAAACTAGAACTATACAtagaaaaatcattttagataacctaaaaatattttaaaatgaaaacaaaatttgggCATGTACATGGAAAAATTTCTGCTGCCCTCCCAGTCTATGTATAAAGACAGCTATGCACAGATATAtcctagcaattttttttttttttgtatttttctgaagctggaaacggggaggcagtcagacagactcccgcatgcgctggactgggatccacccagcgcgcccaccagggggtgacgctctgcccaccagggggcgatgctctgaccctccggggcatctctctgttgcgaccagagccactctagtgcctggggcagaggccaaggagccatccccagcacccgggccatctttgctccaatggagcctctctgcgggaggggaagagagagacagagaggaaggagagggggaggggtggagaagcaggtgggcgcttctcctgtgtgccctggccgggaatcgaacccgggaccccttgcacgccaggccgacgctctaccactgagccaaccggccagggctatcctagcaaattttaaatatcaagGATAAACTGGACAATTTGGGACAAGATAGTATAAGCCAAGGAGGCAAAAATGCCAGAATTACTCCATCTTTCTCTTTGTATCATTAAATTCCTGAAGGAAATGGAGGCAGAGGGTTTTAAAGATGCATActaacttattaatttttttaatcagggAAATGTGGTTAGACAAGAGTTTCTGTAATGCATATGTcttcttttggtatatctttgCTTGAAAATTACCATTtgtgttgattttattttctgacttcccaatattattttgtttgccTTATCTTCAAATATTCTTGAACCGGTGGAGTGGGGTACATTGCGGGGAAAGAACATATTGCCATGACCATTCCTGGGCTATGTCATTCTAAATTGTCTTCAAACTTGTGAATTTTTTTATGCACAAATTAATGAACTTAAGCAGTTTGGATCTCAGGAATTGGAGAAGTTTGGGACTAAATAGAGAGAATTCGGAGAGACACCTtcttggaaagaaaaacaaaggaagcaaTACCAAAATATTGATATTCACCTAAATTTTCCTCAAATCCTTGGTCGACTTCTAAATCAGGCAAAACTTGGAGAAAGGGCTCCACAAAAACATGGGGAGAAACAACAGCTTGAAAACTAAAAGAGATAAGCAGAAATTTTGGCTTCTGTTCATGACAAGTAAGATAGAGTTTGAGTTCAAATCTTATAAGTTAGAAAGGCTTTGTAAATACCTCAGCCTTTCCAGTGAAACTCCGGAAGGGCCATGCCACAGGAGTAAAGACTACACCCAGGACTGAAGGGAAAACTGAAATAGACACAGGCTAAAAAACACACAACCAAGCCTATCGACATTGAAAGTGATCCACTGGTCATTTAACTTCTACTAGAACAAAATTCAATACTGTTTAGGGGAGAACAACAGAATCAAGAGTCTCTGTAATGCATACGCCAAATGTCTAGTATgcaataagagtgtggtggttagggggggggacgggagaggagaggacgggagaggggaagggggagggggaggggcacaaagaaaactagatagaaggtgacggaggacaatctgactttgagtgatgggtatgcaacataattgaatgacaagataacctggacatgttttctttggacatatgtaccctgatttattgatgtcaccccattaaaattaataaaaatttataaataaaaaaaattgtaagagtGAAGAAATGGGAAAATGTGACACATAACAAGAGAAGGGAAAAATCAGTTTAAAGAGACCAACAATGATTTACATTTTAGTATTATTAGAAAAGAGCTAAAAACAACATTTATAAGTATGTTAGAGATCTACAATCAAAGATGAAGGGAAGTGTGAACAGGTAGCCAATTTCAGgacaaattttaaaactaaaaatagaaattatataattAGAATAACATAATATTTGAAGATAAATCAATAGATGAGGTTAACAGCAGATTGGTCTCAAGAAGGACAGCAAAGAAGAACTTGCAAAAGAACCAATGGAAATGATCTAAACATCAATCAGAGAAgaataaagaacaacaaacaatgACTAGATGAAATGTGAGACAATATCATTTCCTAAGtacatcataatcaaattgcTAAAAGCCAATGATTAAGTGAAACTCTTTAATTACAGGGTATAAAAACAGTATTTACTGTGCATGCTATAGAAAGGCAGCATGAAAGGTGgctaaattttcattaaaaaaaatgggagtcAGAAGAAAATAGAGCTTTAAAAGTCCTGGGGGTTGGTAATGTGTAGGGGACAGATACCAGCATTTCTTGATTAttgtatttagagaaaaaaaagcagattacaataaaatgaaagccAAATACAGTAGTTACTGATGAAATATAGGGAATGACTAAATGTAggcataaaataaatttctggagAATTGGTAACGTACTGTATTTCAACAGGATCGTTGGTTACACGTATTCATATATTTGTCAAATTCATTCAAattggacattttatatatatacatttctataCATGTAAACttaccttaattttttaaaataaaggagaagCCATAACATTTTTCCATTATAGAAAAGACAAAAGCATATTTGCCTAAAGATTAAGGCAACATGATAACAGATAAAAATCGAAATCTACCGGAATAAGGAGCAGTGAACTTGAAAAACAGCCAGTAGAGATCATCCAAACATAAACCAGAATAAGGGTAGAGCTCTGAAAATGGTAACTATATTTGTTGATACAAAAgattgtttttcattcttttctaggaTTCTTTAAAAGCCCATTCACttgttaaaataaacataatggCTATATATTATGAGGTTCATAACACATgaagtaaaatatatgaaaacaatagCAAAGAACAGGAAAGGTGTAAATGTCATTATACTTCTGCACAATTCTTACCTTGTACAGGGAGTGGGATCAGGTAACTTTGCCAAGccagaaatgcaaattttaactCTTGGGAACAACCATCAAATAATATAAAGAGGGATTGCTAGACTGGTCCTGTGTCCCAGTCAGCCCAGAGAGCCGGCTGCGACCCTGGCCAAGACCTCACCCGAATGCCATCTCAAACGGAACACGCCACGGAACCTCTGATGTCCACATTTCATAAATGTGCTGGAGGGAAAGGCTACTCGACAAAGAAGAACCTGAGACTACTCGTGGAAAAGGAATGCCCTGggtttttgaaaaatcaaaaagagCCTTTAGCCATGAGCAAAATAATGAAGGACGTGGACCGGTGCAGAGACGGCGGAGTGGGTTTCCAGAGCCGCTTTAATCCTGAAGGACGTGGACCAGCGCAGAGAAGACATAGTGGGCTTCCAGAGCCGCTTTAATCATGAAGGACGTGGACCGGTGCAGAGACGGCAAAGTGGGCTTCCGAGCTGCTCTTCACTAATAGCTGGGCTCACCACTGTGTGCAAAAGATATTCTGTCCTACACATGAAGCCGAAGGGAAAAGAAGCAAGCAATGCTGGGAGGCTGCTTCCACCCTAATAGGGATCCCAATGGGTCCCTCACGGAATCTCTCTGCCCCACAGCTTCCCCCATGTAAGGATTTCATGAGCAGATTGAACCCCTAGGAAATGTATGAAAAATATCTCACTGCCAttggacaagagaaagaaaaaccaattAAAACCAGAGAAGCTTTTGGTTTTGATATTGCTTGTATCCTCTTGCGGTCAATAAACAAATTGcttttttagttattaaaaaatgggggagggtggctaaaaagacaatataatagagaaacagaaaataaaaacaaatacataataaatCCAAAGGAAGGTAGAAATGGAAGCACAAAGAAAGGAAGGATGTGAGGCCAGTACAggtctcatacattgctggtacaAATACATTATGCAATCACCGTGGAAAAGAATTTGGTAGTTCCTAATATGAAGTTGAATGTATATTTACCATAAAACACAGCAATCCACCAGTCCCTAAACACACCCTTAGGGatttacccccaccccccaaatgaAAATATGTGCAGCTAAAAGCTAGGTTATGGCAGTTTTAACCATaatctaaaaaaactgaaaaatacccaAATGTCTATAGATAAGAAACTGGATAAATAAATTGATGTGTTCTTAAAATAGTGTGCTTTTAAGCAATAAAAAGGTCAGACTGGTAATAGATGCAataatattaaggtgaccaacttttttacagtgaaaaggaggacaaaactaaattgaagaaaacaatatcataaataaaagaaacattttactcaTTGTAATAATAacacactataatataataaatgcataataaaaacatttgtaatattttatattgtaattatgcttacacaactattaatttttaataatatttgtaagataaaagtactcatttagataaaaatacgtcacatcacacgcaatggatcgactctgcatcaatcaaatgcgaacatttacagattaatcttccaatatcaaaaaggaggacatgtaggaggacacttttcgagggaggatggaacttacaaaagaagaactaTCCTCTCtgaaggaggacaattggtcaccttaataatcTAGATGACTATCAATGGCATTTCCTTGTTCCAAAGCAGCCAAACACAAAAGACAACACGCTGTACGACgccatttatataaatttttggatcaGCAGACTATACAAAGTAAAGTGATGGCAACCATCAGATTACAGGTTGCGCTGGGAGAGTAGAGATAGATTGGAAAGGGGTCCAAGGGGTCTTCCTGGTGTGATGGAAAGGTCTTACATCTCAATTATCTCAGATTTATTCATTTACCAAAGACTCTCCAAATTTTTCACTTAAAGTTTGCTCATTTTATTACATACAAATAATGCtcaataaaaaagcaataaaaaatactgttccttatagcagtggtccccaaccccagggctgcggaccggtacctgttcatgggccatttggtaccagtccgcagagaaagaataaataacttacattattttcgttttatttatatttaagtctgaacgatgttttatttgtaaaaaatgaccagattccctctgttacatccatctaagactcattcttgacacttttcttggtcatgtgatacatttatccgtcccaccctaaaggccggtccgtgaaaatattttctgacattaaaccagttcgtggcccaaaaaaggttggagaccactgccttaTAGTCTAATTTGACTTCTCCTATATAAATATTGCATGCCATTTACATATCTCTAATTATTTCATCATGACTCATACTTAAAGACTTTTAATTGCTTGATACTTCCCCTTAAATAATGCACTCTCTGACTCTAAGCAACTCTTTTCAGAAAAAGCTTTGTTAAATGTTTGTATTATTTAcacaaaacatttacatttttagtcTTTAATTTAGATAATTTCAGTGATTATTTCATTGAAATGTTAGATATGTTAACATATACCTGGTTCAAACAAAACCATTGGTCAGGGAGGCATAACTCAACATTTGCTTAGATCTAATCAACAccaatttttaatgattttactgTATATGTATCATGTCATGTTCTGAAAGGAACGAAAGACAACTCTGGCTTATTTAAGCCTAAAGGAATGTGTTGAAGAAATGTGTGTAAGTTCACAGGATAACTGTGTTTCAGTCTTCCAAGAAGCAGACCAGACAAAACTAAAAGTACAAGAATTGCATTAAGGGAAACACACTCTGAAGGAAGCTGGGAAGAATCTGCATCAGCTTGTAGAGCCATCAGACCTTGCAGCAATCTGATGCCGggtgaaggaaagaggaaaaggttGGATGGAAGCAGCTGAGTGCAGTCTAAGTAAAGTTCAGGAAGACCATCAGTCACCCGGCAGAGCACCTACCTGTCTTAGAATTCTTGCTGAGGTCAGTAACTGGCTTGAGGCTGCAAAGCAAGGCCTGAGTCAAACTCAGTGATGGATTTCAGACCATAGCAGCTGGACACTTTCTACAGTTGGAGGGTTATGAAACACATTCTCCTGGCTACCAGCAACAAGAGAACAAAAAACAAGTCTCGA is drawn from Saccopteryx leptura isolate mSacLep1 chromosome 12, mSacLep1_pri_phased_curated, whole genome shotgun sequence and contains these coding sequences:
- the LOC136383860 gene encoding protein S100-A10-like; translated protein: MPSQTEHATEPLMSTFHKCAGGKGYSTKKNLRLLVEKECPGFLKNQKEPLAMSKIMKDVDRCRDGGVGFQSRFSLIAGLTTVCKRYSVLHMKPKGKEASNAGRLLPP